A region of Colletotrichum higginsianum IMI 349063 chromosome 10, whole genome shotgun sequence DNA encodes the following proteins:
- a CDS encoding Proteasome/cyclosome yields MPGLVSATGVLGFLADEEHDLKVFALQTLNDDIDTVWTEVAGALSQIEALYEDESFPQRQLAALVLAKVYYHLQAYNESMTFALAAGDLFKLDAPGEFEDTIISKCIDQYIATSSAKHTAPTLSQSDNSLPALATTFATGPADGSALISPTTPFSQTTLPSKSLLSRVSTDNAILDPTFQPVKEGRSGSIAPINDQATQAALQRIVERLFEACLKDGRYRQVVGIAVEAKNLEVLRRVIKRASDDEKRSKTKSTDGQGPAEELMEYALSICMDIVQERAFRTEILRLILDLLNDIPNPDYFAIAKCVVYLSSDEEASRMLKQLITTGDRNSIANAYQIAFDLYDNGTQEFLGKIINSLPSGEPAKAPASDATEDEPLLENQEPSGEELSDELSKVYKNIRSILDGSKTIQLNLEFLYRNNRTDLSILNKVRDSLEGRNSIFHTAVTFCNAFMNQGTTNDKFFRDNLEWLGKAVNWSKFTATAALGVIHRGNLTQSRKLLEPYLPRQSGLSSGSIFSQGGALYAYGLIHANHGADALDYLKIQFTSAEEEVIQHGGALGLGIAGMGTGSEEIFDNLRTVLFTDSALNGEAVGLAMGLIMLGTGNVRALEDMITYAHETTHEKIVRGLAIGMALIMFGRQEGADAMIEGLLNDPDPTLRYGGIMTVALAYCGTGSNKAIRKLLHIAVSDVNDDVRRVAVMSLGFILFRKPGSVPRMVELLSESYNPHVRYGSAMALGISCAGTGLDEAIDLLEPMMKDPTDFVRQGALISLAMIMIQQNEVMNPKVAAIRKTLKKVVGDRHEDAMTKFGASLALGIIDAGGRNCTIGLQTQTGNLNMAGIVGMAVFTQYWYWFPFTHFLSLAFSPTSIIGLDHDLEIPSFKFHCATRPSLFDYPPEQEVKAEEGPTMVATAVLSTTAQAKRRAQKKERAQRRESMDIDSSAKPTVSDKMEVDEKKEESKDKKEGEGGEKEASVAPADTKKKVEKEKVGYEMENLSRVVPGQLKFISFPTGRYKPVKKVRVIPRLTMARESANSVEKPTGGPLLLQDTQPDEEKTLIEEKLKKVTTEKAPVAGQSNAGGSSAGLTPRQQQNLISQALRAGNGGDLRSLNELSELLGRQRRGDLAGATDEGGAAAAAGVLTAVDEDGEGDEEADVPRDFEYFTDNEEDEDEE; encoded by the exons ATGCCTGGCCTGGTCTCAGCTACCGGAGTCCTAGGCTTCCTGGCCGATGAGGAACACGACCTCAAGGTCTTCGCCCTCCAGACTCTTAACGATGACATCGACACAGTCTGGaccgaggtcgccggcgctCTGAGCCAGAT CGAGGCTCTCTACGAAGACGAATCCTTTCCCCAACGGCAGCTGGCAGCCCTCGTGCTCGCCAAGGTCTACTATCATCTCCAGGCCTACAATGAGAGCATGACCTTTGCCCTCGCCGCAGGCGACCTCTTCAAGCTCGATGCTCCCGGTGAATTTGAGGATACCATCATTTCCAAGTGCATCGACCAGTACATCGCCACTTCCTCGGCCAAGCACACCGCCCCCACCTTGTCCCAGAGCGACAACTCCCTGCCTGCGTTGGCAACCACTTTTGCGACCGGCCCCGCCGACGGGTCTGCCCTGATTTCCCCGACCACCCCCTTCTCTCAGACGACTCTCCCGTCCAAGTCTCTCCTGTCCCGCGTCTCGACCGACAACGCCATCCTCGATCCCACATTTCAGCCCGTGAAGGAGGGTCGCTCTGGCTCCATCGCCCCCATCAACGACCAGGCAACCCAGGCTGCGCTCCAGCGCATCGTCGAGCGTCTTTTCGAGGCTTGCCTCAAGGACGGCAGATATCGACAGGTCGTCGGTAttgccgtcgaggccaagaaccTCGAGGTCCTTCGCCGTGTCATCAAACGCGCAAGCGATGATGAGAAGCGTTCCAAGACAAAGTCAACAGATGGTCAGGGTCCCGCCGAAGAGCTCATGGAGTATGCCTTGAGCATCTGTATGGACATCGTTCAGGAACGCGCTTTCCGTACCGAGATTCTGCGCTTGATTCTGGATCTCCTGAACGACATCCCGAACCCCGACTacttcgccatcgccaagtGTGTCGTCTATCTTAGCTCAGACGAGGAGGCGTCCCGTATGCTCAAGCAGTTGATCACAACCGGCGACCGCAACTCGATTGCCAATGCCTACCAGATCGCCTTCGACCTGTACGACAACGGAACCCAGGAGTTCTTGGGCAAGATTATTAACTCCCTGCCGTCCGGTGAGCCCGCCAAGGCACCAGCAAGCGATGCTACCGAGGATGAGCCTCTGCTCGAGAATCAGGAGCCTTCCGGAGAGGAGCTCTCGGACGAGCTCTCCAAGGTCTATAAGAACATCCGCTCCATCCTCGATGGAAGCAAGACCATTCAGCTGAACCTCGAATTCCTCTACCGGAACAACCGCACCGACCTGAGCATCCTGAACAAGGTCCGCGATAGCTTGGAAGGTCGCAACTCCATCTTCCATACCGCCGTCACCTTCTGCAACGCCTTCATGAACCAGGGTACTACCAACGACAAGTTCTTCCGCGACAATCTCGAATGGCTCGGCAAGGCCGTCAACTGGTCCAAGTTTACCGCGACGGCCGCGCTCGGCGTCATTCACCGTGGCAACCTAACGCAGTCCCGAAAGCTACTTGAGCCCTACCTGCCGCGCCAAAGCGGCTTGAGCAGCGGCTCCATCTTCAGCCAGGGCGGTGCTCTCTACGCCTATGGCCTGATCCATGCCAACCACGGCGCTGATGCGCTCGATTACCTCAAGATCCAGTTCACAtctgccgaggaggaggtcatCCAGCACGGTGGTGCTTTGGGCCTGGGTATCGCCGGTATGGGCACCGGCTCCGAAGAAATCTTTGACAACCTCCGAACGGTTCTTTTTACCGACTCTGCCCTTAACGGAGAGGCCGTTGGCCTCGCCATGGGTCTCATCATGCTTGGCACCGGCAACGTGCGGGCGCTGGAGGACATGATCACCTACGCTCATGAGACGACTCACGAAAAGATTGTCCGTGGTCTGGCCATTGGTATGGCATTGATCATGTTTGGCCGCCaagagggcgccgacgcAATGATCGAAGGTCTTCTCAACGACCCTGATCCGACTCTGAGATACGGCGGTATCATGACTGTGGCTCTCGCTTACTGCGGTACCGGCAGCAACAAGGCTATTCGCAAGCTGCTGCACATTGCCGTCAGCGATGTCAATGACGACGTCCGCCGTGTCGCAGTCATGAGCTTGGGCTTCATCCTATTCCGAAAGCCCGGCAGTGTTCCCCGCATGGTCGAGCTGCTTTCCGAATCGTACAACCCCCACGTGCGTTACGGGTCCGCCATGGCCCTGGGCATTTCTTGTGCCGGTACTGGcctggacgaggccatcgacctgctcgagcCCATGATGAAGGATCCCACCGATTTTGTCCGCCAGGGTGCTCTCATCTCCCTGGCCATGATCATGATCCAGCAGAATGAGGTCATGAACCCCAAGGTTGCCGCAATCCGCAAGACCTTGAAGAAGGTTGTCGGTGATCGTCACGAGGATGCCATGACCAAGTTTGGTGCTTCGCTCGCTCTGGGCATCattgacgccggcggccgcaaCTGCACCATTGGCCTCCAGACGCAGACGGGTAACCTCAATATGGCTGGCATTGTTGGCATGGCTGTCTTTACCCAGTACTGGTACTGGTTCCCCTTCACCCACTTCCTTTCGCTCGCCTTCTCCCCCACCTCCATAATTGGTCTTGACCACGATCTCGAGATCCCCAGCTTCAAGTTCCATTGCGCCACCCGCCCCAGCCTGTTCGACTACCCTCCCGAGCAAgaggtcaaggccgaggagggccCTACCATGGTCGCCACGGCTGTGCTGTCGACGACTGCCCAAGCGAAGCGAAGAGCCCAGAAGAAGGAGCGTGCTCAGCGTCGTGAGAGCATGGACATTGACTCCTCTGCCAAGCCTACCGTCTCCGACAAGATGGAGGTGgatgagaagaaggaggagagcaaagacaagaaggagggcgagggtggcgagaaggaggcgtcTGTTGCCCCGGCTgacaccaagaagaaggtcgagaaggagaaggttGGCTACGAGATGGAGAACCTGTCGCGCGTGGTCCCTGGGCAGCTCAAGTTCATCAGCTTCCCCACTGGCCGTTACAAGCCGGTCAAGAAGGTAAGAGTCATTCCACGCCTAACCATGGCTCGAGAAAGTGCTAACAGTGTTGAAAAGCCCACCGGAGGACCTCTTCTCCTGCAGGACACGCAACCAGACGAAGAGAAAACTCTCATCGAGGAAAAGCTAAAGAAGGTGACAACGGAGAAGGCCCCTGTCGCCGGCCAGAGCAACGCGGGTGGCTCATCAGCAGGCTTGACGCCgcgccagcagcagaacCTCATTTCCCAGGCTCTCAGAGCCGGCAATGGCGGTGATCTCCGCTCATTGAACGAGCTCAGCGAGTTGCTCGGCCGTCAAAGGAGAGGCGACCTCGCTGGCGCGACCGACGAAGGAGGcgcggctgctgcggccgGCGTTCTGACTGCCGTagacgaggatggcgaagGAGATGAGGAGGCTGATGTGCCGAGAGACTTTGAGTACTTTACGGAcaacgaggaagatgaggacgaggagtgA
- a CDS encoding Uracil-xanthine permease has product MDEDQGPSQIVPETSPKRTMGHRLRGAKNRFFTKDGLVGDYDYAFLFRPNLPFMRKSLRAAPFFGLNDRMPTLLALLLGFQHALAMLAGIITPPILLSGAAGANLTGEMQQYLVSTALIVSGLLSTIQITRFHVPKTSYYVGTGLISVVGISFAIIPVAQGALAQMYANGFCPTDADGNKLPCPDGYGAIIGSSALCALIEIAISFMPPKVMLRVFPPIVTGPTVMLIGIHLVESGFQNWMGGSGPCANPTTDFFARCPNIAAPHALPWGSAEYLGLGFSVFITIILCERFGAPIMKSTSVVIGLLVGCIIAAACGYFDRSGIDSAPAVSFVWVHTFKLTLYGPLILAVELTTLERPLLAVYIICATEAIGDITATCDVSRLEVEGRLFESRIQGGVLADGINGVLAALMTITPMTTFAQNNGVIALTRCANRSAGYCCCFFLVIMGIFAKFAASLVAIPSSVLGGMTSFLFTAVAVSGMAIITKGVPFNRRNRFILTAGLTLGYGATLVPTYFDNVFTYAGDNRGLRGFLDAIVLIMETGFAITAFVCMLLNLVLAEEIEDTEGHDVVPIAGSTPSKEANGADSARGADSEDIQPVGHIGGAKGDEKLS; this is encoded by the exons ATGGACGAGGACCAGGGACCATCGCAAATCGTCCCGGAGACGTCTCCCAAGAGGACAATGGGACACCGCCTCCGCGGCGCCAAGAACCGCTTCTTCACCAAAGACGGCCTCGTTGGTGATTACGACTACGCCTTCCTGTTCCGCCCAAACCTACCCTTCATGAGGAAGAGCCTGAGAGCCGCCCCCTTCTTCGGCCTCAACGACCGCATGCCCACACTACTAGCCCTACTATTGGGCTTTCAGCATGCcctcgctatgttggccggCATCATCACGCCTCCCATCCTTCTGagcggtgccgccggcgccaacctGACTGGCGAGATGCAACAGTACCTCGTGTCGACGGCTCTCATCGTCTCGGGCCTGCTGTCCACCATCCAGATCACCAGGTTCCACGTCCCCAAGACTTC CTACTACGTCGGCACCGGCTTGatctccgtcgtcggcatctcCTTTGCCATCATTCCTGTCGCCCAGGGCGCTCTCGCCCAGATGTATGCCAACGGCTTCTGCCCAACAGACGCCGACGGGAACAAGCTCCCTTGTCCCGATGGCTACGGAG CCATCATCGGCTCCAGCGCTCTCTGCGCCCTCATTGAAATTGCCATCTCTTTCATGCCGCCCAAGGTCATGCTGCGTGTCTTCCCCCCCATTGTGACCGGCCCGACTG TCATGCTCATCGGCATCCACCTCGTCGAGAGCGGCTTCCAGAACTGGATGGGCGGCTCCGGCCCCTGCGCAAACCCGACCACCGACTTCTTTGCCCGATGCCCCAACATCGCCGCCCCTCATGCTCTTCCCTGGGGCTCTGCAGAGTACCTGGGTTTGGGGTTCTCCGTcttcatcaccatcatcctcTGCGAGCGCTTCGGCGCCCCGATTATGAAGTCGACCTCTGTCGTCATCGGTCTGCTTGTTG GAtgcatcatcgccgccgcctgcggGTACTTTGATCGCTCCGGTATTGACAGCGCCCCCGCCGTTTCCTTCGTCTGGGTACACACATTCAAGCTCACTCTTTACGGTCCACTCATCCT AGCTGTCGAGCTGACCACACTCGAAAGACCTTTGCTCGCAGTGTACATCATCTGCGCCACCGAGGCCATCGGGGACATCACGGCCACCTGTGATGTCTCCcgtctcgaggtcgagggtcGTCTCTTCGAGTCACGCATCCAGGGCGGTGTGCTGGCCGATGGCATCAACGGTGTTCTCGCCGCTCTCATGACCATTACGCCCATGACCACC TTCGCCCAAAACAACGGTGTCATTGCCCTCACTCGCTGCGCCAACCGTAGCGCTGGCTACTGCTG ctgcttcttcctcgtcattATGGGCATCTTCGCCAAGTTTGCCGCTTCGCTCGTTGccatcccctcctccgtcttgGGCGGCATGACCTCCTTCCTCTTCACCGCCGTGGCCGTCTCCGGCATGGCCATCATTACGAAGGGCGTGCCCTTCAACCGCCGCAACCGCTTCATCCTCACCGCCGGCCTGACGCTCGGTTACGGCGCCACGCTCGTGCCGACCTACTTCGACAACGTCTTTACCTACGCCGGCGACAACCGCGGTCTCCGAGGCTTCCTCGATGCCATCGTGCTTATCATGGAGACGGGCTTCGCCATCACGGCCTTTGTCTGCATgctcctcaacctcgtcctcgccgaggagattGAGGATACCGAGGGCCATGACGTTGTCCCCATCGCCGGCAGTACCCCGTCCAAGGAAGCCAATGGCGCAGACAGTGCCCGCGGGGCGGATTCTGAGGACATTCAGCCTGTTGGACACATTGGCGGTgccaagggcgacgagaagctgTCTTGA
- a CDS encoding NCS1 nucleoside transporter yields the protein MKGFNRDELRLRCTSVKAWELPRHSSSALAPEGVWTNEDMDPVKPEDQTWSIWTILAYWSSDLMNLSTLQTAGSILAVGLSWRESIPIMFVGTTCIAVAMVLNGAIGSRLHLPFSVIAAGSFGYWFRYFAIVSRAVLAMFWLGVQCANGSYCITIMLSAWAPSYARIPNTLPESAGITSMGMCSFFLFWILQLPMLLIHPTKLRPLFYVKLIATPAVVLGTLGWAVKKAGGGGEIFKLQPEVPKGTAQYAWLWLSCMSSVTGQWATMGVNIPDFLRYSKSPNGQLVQLPFVPLVFTLCGTMGIITTSATKTFHGEYLWNPLDIVSLWLENGSGGRCAAFFAAFAWFIATVGTNVTANSISAANDLTIMFPRYVNIKRGSLIAAVIGGWVLVPWKILASATTFLNFMGAYAVFLAPISGILAADFWIVKGQKYDLPGKYYLARAGFPFCLYDPHGRYRYVAGCNWRAFVAFIVPVAPSLPGMALAISGYPAVQISEGAQHLYSFDWLFGFVVSIFLYTTLSWLAPAKETLVERTIWTKDGADVEATSRGSDVEDPKLPEKGHTTATRVISDDDKVL from the exons ATGAAGGGTTTCAATCGAGACGAGTTGAGGCTACGATGTACCTCGGTCAAGGCATGGGAGCTTCCCCGGCACTCTAGCAGTGCTCTCGCGCCCGAGGGAGTATGG ACGAACGAGGACATGGACCCTGTCAAGCCGGAGGACCAAACCTGGAGCATCTGGACCATCCTCGCTTACTGGAGCAGCGATCTCATGAACCTTTCGACGTTACAGACGGCAGGTTCAATCCTCGCGGTGGGCCTGTCGTGGCGAGAGAGCATTCCCATCATGTTTGTGGGAACGACCTGCATCGCCGTGGCCATGGTCCTCAACGGTGCCATAGGCAGCAGGCTGCATCTTCCTTTCAGCGTCATCGCAGCGGGATCCTTTGGCTACTGGTTCCggtactttgcgattgtgAGCCGCGCGGTTCTCGCCATGTTCTGGCTAGGCGTCCAGTGTGCCAACGGCTCGTATTGCATCACCATCATGCTGAGCGCCTGGGCTCCTTCTTACGCAAGAATCCCCAACACGCTGCCTGAATCGGCCGGCATCACTTCCATGGGGATGTGCTC cttcttcctcttctggaTACTCCAGCTGCCGATGCTACTCATACACCCGACGAAGCTTCGTCCACTCTTCTACGTCAAACTCATCGCCACcccggccgtcgtcctcggcacaCTGGGCTGGGCGgtcaagaaggccggcggcggcggcgagatcTTCAAGCTGCAGCCCGAGGTCCCCAAGGGGACAGCGCAATACGCCTGGCTCTGGCTGAGCTGCATGTCGAGCGTCACGGGGCAGTGGGCAACCATGGGGGTGAACATCCCCGACTTTCTGCGCTACAGCAAGAGCCCCAACGGGCAACTGGTGCAACTTCCCTTCGTCCCTTTGGTCTTCACCCTGTGCGGCACCATGGGGATCAtcacgacgtcggcgaccaAGACGTTCCACGGAGAGTATCTTTGGAACCCGCTTGATATCGTCAGTCTCTGGCTGGAGAACGGTTCCGGCGGGCGCTGTGCCGCTTTCTTCGCCGCTTTCGCATGGTTCATCGCGACG GTGGGAACCAACGTGACGGCAAACTCCATCAGCGCAGCCAACGACCTGACAATCATGTTCCCACGCTATGTCAATATCAAGCGGGGTTCATTGATAGCAGCCGTGATCGGAGGCTGGGTCCTCGTTCCTTGGAAGATCCTGGCCAGCGCCACTACCTTTCTCAACTTCATGGGCGCCTACGCCGTGTTCCTGGCTCCGATTAGCGGGATCCTCGCAGCCGACTTCTGGATCGTAAAAGGTCAGAAATACGACCTGCCCGGTAAGTACTATCTGGCCCGAGCCGGGTTCCCGTTTT GCCTGTACGATCCTCATGGCCGTTATAGATACGTAGCAGGGTGTAACTGGCGGGCCTTCGTCGCCTTCATCGTGCCGGTGGCCCCTAGTCTGCCCGGCATGGCCTTGGCCATCAGCGGCTACCCGGCGGTCCAGATTTCCGAGGGCGCACAGCATCTGTACAGCTTCGACTGGCTCTTTGGCTTCGTCGTGTCAATCTTCCTATACACCACCCTGAGCTGGCTTGCACCCGCAAAGGAGACGCTGGTTGAACGGACGATCTGGACGAAGGATGgggccgacgtcgaggcgaCAAGTCGTGGCAGCGATGTCGAGGACCCCAAGTTGCCGGAAAAGGGGCACACGACAGCGACACGTGTCAtctcggacgacgacaaagTATTGTAA
- a CDS encoding mRNA-capping enzyme subunit beta: MDLRSLMNTSDDGDRPRAAAAAAASAAATAASAGPPPGHPAHAQAHARAHASSQPLAPKQQQQQQQQQQPQQQHPHPHPQHQPHLQHQSHPQHQSPPQLPYQQQPPTTPSQATTAYAFRESAYSHALHSSPGKPPAPQEYAVHPQVTTPSYPPQSPYQTPGPYPGRPAPPPLQAGVAAPYADARSPQSASMSGPSPYRHTPTSSVSGPGGGYPFPPTGPPQEVASPVQRHQYPPPNAYPPRESYSHPSGATAPSPYTQQQQQQQQQQPPPPQHMPQTPPIGTPVSAHPYLHQRSQSTHSTPTPTSAHSQHPQQLHGQAYPHGSPVATAHPPPEYVRQLSQPPTPLGPPPTGPRQSSTAPTFAHPQSPYQQRLSASHLAQATPPPPPPRIPSSHSGHERRSLSQSERDRSVSVSPKTRIPSLPSSVGGHTDSEARPHLSVANMVEPERERATTPAKRKLADRDLSPRELERKEPRPPPAEVNGGPRLSRSPIIQRKRKIHATPPIWAQAWNARENKRLKLANFELQKRGPPSINGKPEPAKQDSTSRHTSPEAARSTAPPVQEPPKPDSLLGPWEESILGTRPSEELSKTIADFLFKNVTLHPDSGEILGRGVQFEIEAKMGQLIDRDTNDRVERAIGSECVLHDTGRLAFRSSMTEAQHKGLNDFLNSMVVQTDPRNPNARGRVQIQYKHRREIDKFYELPNALQARLPGCVRSLLSGRRSIKVRVTYDQKTQQVLAKIVKARVADIHIHLPTCPLDCRISINLEMAWDGSVEELESMAVGHADKFPDRNKDRLSYKQNHYQIDLTQVTQTMPGPGNTHRIDKEHELEVELSPDIVIDQQRRAMRNEPHQYQQLVDAFVDNVRVLARKSREFV, encoded by the exons ATGGATCTGAGAAGTTTGATGAACACGTCAGACGACGGGGACCGACCTcgagccgcagccgccgccgccgcctcagctgctgccaccgccgcctccgctgGCCCTCCGCCGGGCCATCCTGCTCATGCCCAAGCCCACGCTCGCGCTCACGCTTCTTCTCAGCCTCTTGCGccgaagcagcagcagcagcagcagcagcagcagcaaccacaacaacagcaCCCACACCCGCACCCGCAGCATCAGCCGCATCTGCAACATCAATCGCATCCGCAACACCAatcgccgccgcagctgcCCTATCAACAGCAGCCTCCGACGACGCCTTCGCAGGCCACGACGGCCTACGCATTTAGAGAATCAGCCTACAGTCACGCCTTGCACTCGTCCCCCGGGAAACCGCCAGCTCCCCAAGAATACGCTGTTCATCCCCAGGTCACCACTCCGTCGTATCCCCCACAGTCGCCTTATCAGACTCCCGGCCCCTATCCCGGCCgaccagcaccgccgccactTCAGGCAGGCGTTGCCGCTCCTTACGCCGATGCGCGGTCTCCTCAGAGTGCGTCCATGTCCGGGCCGTCCCCGTATCGTCACACACCAACATCTTCAGTGAGCGGACCCGGCGGAGGCTACCCTTTCCCTCCCACTGGTCCGCCCCAGGAAGTTGCCAGCCCTGTGCAACGACACCAATACCCACCACCCAACGCGTATCCCCCGAGAGAGAGTTATTCTCATCCATCTGGTGCAACGGCGCCTTCTCCATACactcagcagcagcagcagcagcagcagcagcagccgcctccgcctcagCACATGCCCCAAACTCCGCCCATCGGCACCCCTGTCAGCGCACACCCGTACCTCCACCAGCGCTCGCAATCAACGCATTCAACCCCTACTCCTACCTCTGCCCATAGTCAACACCCGCAGCAGCTCCACGGTCAAGCATATCCTCACGGCAGTCCTGTGGCGACGGCGCATCCGCCGCCCGAGTACGTTCGGCAGCTTTCGCAGCCTCCTACCCCACTGGGCCCGCCCCCGACCGGGCCTCGACAATCCTCCACTGCACCGACCTTTGCGCATCCGCAAAGTCCCTATCAACAGAGACTGTCCGCCTCGCACCTCGCTCAAGCCacacctccaccaccgccacctcgCATCCCCAGCTCCCACAGCGGCCACGAACGAAGATCATTGTCACAAAGCGAACGCGACAGAAGTGTTAGCGTCAGTCCCAAGACCCGCATCCCGAGTTTGCCGAGCAGCGTCGGTGGACATACAGATTCAGAGGCGCGGCCGCATCTGAGTGTCGCCAACATGGTGGAACCCGAACGCGAACGCGCCACGACGCCCGCCAAGAGAAAGCTTGCCGACAGAGATTTGAGCCCGCGAGAACTCGAGCGGAAGGAGCCAAGGCCTCCGCCTGCCGAGGTGAATGGCGGCCCCAGGCTCTCCCGGTCGCCCATTATCCAGCGAAAGAGGAAAATCCACGCGACGCCTCCCATCTGGGCTCAAGCATGGAACGCCCGAGAAAATAAAAGGCTCAAGCTGGCCAATTTTGAGCTTCAAAAACGAGGACCACCCAGCATCAATGGCAAGCCCGAGCCTGCCAAGCAGGACAGCACCAGTCGACACACCTCGCCAGAGGCAGCGCGATCCACTGCGCCACCTGTTCAGGAACCGCCCAAGCCCGATAGTTTGCTTGGTCCGTGGGAGGAGAGCATTCTCGGCACTCGACCGTCCGAGGAGCTATCCAAAACGATTGCCGATTTTCTCTTCAAGAATGTCACGCTCCACCCCGACTCTGGGGAGATCCTAGGGCGAGGCGTGCAGTTCGAGATCGAGGCTAAAATGGGTCAGCTCATCGATAGAGATACCAACGATCGTGTCGAGAGGGCAATTGGCTCGGAATGTGTCCTGCATGACACCGGCCGTCTTGCTTTCAGAAGCAGCATGACGGAG GCCCAGCACAAAGGCCTCAACGATTTCCTGAACAGCATGGTAGTCCAGACAGACCCGCGAAACCCCAacgcccgaggccgagtcCAGATACAATACAAACATCGGCGGGAGATTGACAAGTTTTACGAACTGCCTAATGCGCTGCAGGCTCGCCTGCCTGGCTGTGTTAGATCCCTCCTGTCGGGCAGGCGGTCCATCAAGGTCCGCGTCACATACGACCAGAAGACGCAACAAGTCCTGGCCAAGATTGTCAAGGCCAGAGTAGCCGATATCCACATACACCTGCCGACGTGCCCGCTCGACTGTCGTATCAGCATTAATCTTGAAATGGCATGGGATGGATCTGTTGAGGAGCTGGAAAGCATGGCCGTTGGACACGCGGACAAGTTTCCCGACCGAAACAAGGATCGCCTGAGTTACAAGCAGAATCACTATCAGATTGACTTGACACAGGTGACGCAGACGATGCCTGGTCCTGGG AACACACATCGGATCGACAAAGAGCACGAGCTTGAGGTTGAGCTATCGCCAGATATCGTCATTGACCAACAACGCCGTGCCATGAGAAACGAGCCGCATCAATACCAACAACTCGTCGATGCGTTTGTTGACAACGTGCGCGTCCTCGCCCGGAAGAGTCGTGAATTTGTCTAG
- a CDS encoding Transaldolase, with amino-acid sequence MTSQDGSLLDMLRSVSQVDCDTLDVDVAAELGPFRDHTSNQAIAYNELSKTTSDGKLHHEKLIRDSVEDAHGWAHAAWPDIDPILLAVDIMMVRLSLQFIPYLTGYFHIQTNTHWSYSVEKTCKNAERIVDIFKKLEPNLDTARICIKIPASWEGISACRVLEKKGIHTLATTMFCMEQAALAADAGCTYIAPYVNELKVHFVPGYVDDHKAFDFCRQAQLYYAETKAKTQVLAASLTSVAEVMQLAGIQHVTVSPPLLRALAARSASSWTEQVGGYFAAGPGQPWIKDFEAALKDESQWRIAFTRSGNGKYEEKLIQAINIFSDKQDALEELARRFV; translated from the exons ATGACTTCGCAAGACGGCTCCCTCTTGGATATGCTGAGGTCCGTAAGCCAAGTTGACTGTGACACTCTTGACGTTGATG TCGCTGCGGAGCTGGGTCCCTTCAGAGACCACACGTCCAACCAAGCAATTGCATACAATGAGCTCTCTAAGACCACCTCAGACGGCAAGCTGCATCATGAGAAGCTCATACGAGACTCCGTAGAGGACGCCCATGGCTGGGCTCACGCCGCGTGGCCAGACATTGACCCTATTCTCTTGGCAGTCGACATCATG ATGGTCCGGCTGTCCCTTCAATTCATCCCGTATTTGACGGGCTACTTTCACATTCAGACCAACACCCATTGGTCGTACTCAGTTGAAAAGACCTGCAAGAACGCCGAGA GGATTGTCGACATATTCAAGAAGCTGGAGCCCAACTTAGACACTGCAAGAATTTGCATCAAAATCCCTGCGAGCTGGGAGGGAATCTCCGCCTGCCGCGTCCTTGAGAAGAAAGGCATCCACACCCTTGCAACAACAATGTTCTGTATGGAGCAAGCTGCATTGGCTGCCGATGCCGGATGTACCTACATTGCCCCGTACGTCAACGAGCTCAAGGTTCATTTTGTCCCTGG CTATGTGGACGACCACAAGGCCTTTGATTTCTGCAGGCAGGCGCAACTTTACTACGCCGAGACGAAGGCCAAGACGCAGGTACTCGCCGCCAGTCTGACATCCGTTGCCGAGGTGATGCAGCTGGCTGGCATCCAGCATGTCACCGTATCGCCGCCTCTTCTCCGGGCTCTCGCCGCACGGTCGGCGTCAAGTTGGACGGAGCAAGTCGGCGGGTATTTTGCGGCCGGGCCGGGCCAACCCTGGATCAAGGACTTCGAGGCAGCTCTCAAGGATGAAAGTCAGTGGCGCATTGCCTTCACTCGAAGCGGGAATGGAAAGTATGAGGAGAAACTCATCCAGGCCATCAATATCTTTTCGGACAAGCAGGATGCCCTCGAAGAGCTCGCGCGCCGCTTCGTTTAA